One part of the Methylobacterium terrae genome encodes these proteins:
- a CDS encoding DUF2490 domain-containing protein: MTVAGRPLSLLSALWLAASSLPAAAQVDHDGQIWINATASGGVGSFAYFAEVQPRIGDGLSRLEQLIVRPAVGWKIGDAVTLYQGYARVENSPAGARAFSEDRSFQQLGWEIGTFDGVTLSSRTRFEQRFQTNGRDTGLRLRQMLRAALPLTGEKTGVAAVAWTEAFVALNGTDWGARAGFDRLRTFVGLELPLAGRSTLEFGYVNQTVNAPGSRGTMDHIVSVNLFVRQ, encoded by the coding sequence ATGACCGTGGCCGGACGTCCGCTCTCCCTCCTGTCGGCCCTCTGGCTCGCGGCTTCGAGCCTGCCGGCGGCGGCGCAGGTCGATCACGACGGGCAGATCTGGATCAACGCCACGGCCTCCGGCGGCGTCGGGTCGTTCGCCTACTTCGCCGAGGTGCAGCCGCGCATCGGTGACGGCCTCTCGCGGCTCGAGCAGCTCATCGTGCGGCCGGCCGTCGGCTGGAAGATCGGCGACGCGGTCACCCTGTACCAGGGCTACGCCCGGGTGGAGAACTCGCCGGCGGGCGCACGCGCCTTCTCGGAGGACCGCAGCTTCCAGCAGCTCGGCTGGGAGATCGGGACGTTCGACGGCGTGACGTTGTCGTCCCGCACCCGGTTCGAGCAGCGCTTCCAGACCAACGGGCGCGACACGGGCTTGCGCCTGCGCCAGATGCTGCGCGCCGCCCTGCCGCTGACCGGGGAGAAGACGGGCGTCGCGGCCGTGGCCTGGACCGAGGCGTTCGTCGCGCTCAACGGCACCGATTGGGGCGCGCGGGCCGGCTTCGACCGCCTCCGCACCTTCGTCGGGCTGGAACTGCCGCTCGCCGGCCGATCGACGCTCGAGTTCGGCTACGTGAACCAGACGGTGAACGCGCCGGGGTCCCGGGGCACGATGGATCACATCGTGTCGGTGAACCTGTTCGTGCGCCAGTGA
- a CDS encoding TonB-dependent siderophore receptor, whose product MALGLGAPAARAQESIALDEVVVEGPRNPAPGSSAIPTVAAGAIGLVGPTPGFRADRAVSSTKTDTPQRDVPQVVTVAPREVITDLAATRVDRVLTYTPGVAQQNNFGGLTIFSYAIRGVTTSELYKNGFPLNRGFPPPPDTQNVERIEVLKGPGGGLFGRSDPGGLVNIITKQPTRERFVEMGGLWGSFEEFRGTVDSGGALNEDGTLLYRFNLAAGRQNSFRDFVDGDRLFVAPVVSWQVTPDTKVTVETEFLRNRAVFDRGVIAINNRLGFLPISRFLGEPGQSIDQSNDSMQIRVDHRFDADWQLRLATYLNSNSLVGEAVEVRRLAADNRTVLRDRNFRNYSADVALGQAELVGRFDTAGFGHTLLLGFERESTDGRYQQVRSRFQQNPYSLDIYNPVYGQPAPPFAFQTNGVERITNTALYAQDQIALSPEWKALLGTRFDFFEQSFRERTTGVRTDQTYFAATPRAGLVYQPLPELALYANVGTSFRPNIGPDAAASSFRGPFAPETGLGYEVGTKLDLFGGALSLTGAAFRVERQNVLTPDPNNTGFSLAAGAVRSQGFEFTAAGQLSPDVKILAGYVFADAVVTKDNVLPVGAPLINVPRHSGSLLAVHEAQEGPWKGFGIGGGVRAVGERAGDANGGAFRLPGYIAVDALAYYRWENFRFGLNVENVFDTTYYASSLSTLRVFPGAPRRFTGTVSVRF is encoded by the coding sequence GTGGCCCTCGGCCTCGGGGCGCCCGCCGCGCGGGCCCAGGAGAGCATCGCCCTCGACGAGGTGGTGGTCGAGGGCCCGCGCAATCCCGCGCCGGGCTCGTCCGCGATCCCGACCGTCGCCGCCGGCGCGATCGGGCTGGTCGGCCCGACCCCGGGCTTTCGCGCCGACCGGGCGGTGAGCAGCACCAAGACCGACACGCCCCAGCGCGACGTGCCGCAGGTCGTGACGGTCGCCCCGCGCGAGGTCATCACCGACCTCGCCGCCACCCGCGTCGACCGGGTCCTGACCTACACGCCGGGCGTCGCGCAGCAGAACAATTTCGGTGGCCTGACCATCTTCAGCTACGCCATCCGCGGCGTGACCACCTCGGAGCTGTACAAGAACGGCTTTCCGCTCAACCGGGGCTTCCCGCCGCCGCCCGACACCCAGAACGTCGAGCGGATCGAGGTGCTGAAGGGCCCCGGCGGCGGCCTGTTCGGGCGCAGCGACCCGGGCGGGCTCGTCAACATCATCACCAAGCAGCCGACGCGCGAGCGCTTCGTCGAGATGGGCGGGCTCTGGGGCTCGTTCGAGGAGTTCCGCGGCACGGTCGATTCCGGCGGCGCCCTCAACGAGGACGGCACGCTCCTCTACCGCTTCAACCTCGCCGCCGGTCGCCAGAACAGCTTTCGCGATTTCGTCGACGGCGACCGGCTCTTCGTCGCCCCGGTCGTGAGCTGGCAGGTCACGCCCGACACGAAGGTCACGGTCGAGACCGAGTTCCTGAGGAACCGCGCGGTCTTCGACCGCGGCGTCATCGCGATCAACAACCGGCTCGGATTCCTGCCGATCTCGCGCTTCCTCGGCGAGCCGGGCCAGAGCATCGATCAGTCCAACGACTCGATGCAGATCCGGGTCGACCACCGCTTCGACGCCGACTGGCAATTGCGGCTCGCGACCTACCTCAACTCCAACTCGCTCGTCGGCGAGGCGGTGGAGGTGCGCCGCCTGGCGGCCGACAACCGCACTGTCCTGCGCGACCGCAACTTCCGCAATTACAGCGCCGACGTCGCCCTCGGCCAGGCCGAGCTAGTCGGACGCTTCGATACCGCCGGGTTCGGCCACACCCTGCTGCTCGGCTTCGAGCGCGAGAGCACCGACGGCCGCTACCAGCAGGTCCGCTCGCGCTTCCAGCAGAACCCGTATTCCCTCGACATCTACAACCCGGTCTACGGCCAGCCGGCCCCGCCCTTCGCCTTCCAGACCAACGGCGTCGAGCGGATCACCAACACCGCGCTCTACGCCCAGGACCAGATCGCGCTCTCTCCCGAATGGAAGGCGCTCCTCGGCACGCGCTTCGATTTCTTCGAGCAGTCGTTCCGCGAGCGCACCACCGGCGTCCGGACCGACCAGACCTACTTCGCCGCGACGCCGCGGGCCGGCCTCGTCTACCAGCCGCTGCCGGAACTCGCGCTCTACGCCAATGTCGGCACGAGCTTCCGGCCCAATATCGGGCCCGACGCCGCCGCCTCGTCGTTCCGCGGGCCGTTTGCGCCCGAGACCGGCCTCGGCTACGAGGTCGGCACCAAGCTCGACCTGTTCGGGGGCGCCCTGAGCCTCACCGGCGCCGCCTTCCGGGTCGAGCGCCAGAACGTGCTCACGCCCGATCCCAACAACACCGGGTTCTCCCTCGCCGCCGGCGCGGTCCGCAGCCAGGGCTTCGAGTTCACGGCCGCCGGCCAGCTCTCGCCGGACGTCAAGATCCTGGCCGGCTACGTCTTCGCCGACGCGGTCGTCACCAAGGACAACGTGCTGCCGGTCGGGGCCCCGCTGATCAACGTGCCGCGCCACAGCGGCAGCCTGCTCGCCGTCCACGAGGCGCAGGAGGGGCCCTGGAAGGGCTTTGGCATCGGCGGCGGCGTGCGCGCGGTCGGCGAGCGGGCGGGCGACGCCAATGGCGGCGCCTTCCGGCTGCCGGGCTACATCGCGGTCGACGCGCTCGCCTATTACCGCTGGGAGAACTTCCGCTTCGGCCTGAACGTCGAGAACGTGTTCGACACCACCTACTACGCCTCGTCGCTGAGCACCCTGCGGGTCTTCCCGGGCGCGCCGCGCCGGTTCACCGGCACCGTGTCGGTGCGGTTCTGA
- a CDS encoding heparan-alpha-glucosaminide N-acetyltransferase domain-containing protein, with protein MLLMLVDHTREFFFYHAQVRDPIDLAVTAQDLAATRLTSHLCAPVFLLLTGLSASLYAGKHGIGAASRFLLTRGLFLIALEVTLVNLAWTGSLLPLILYLQVIWAIGLAMVALAGLIRLPRPALAAVALAIMLGHNLLDGIVLAPGQPGYVLWSILHQRGFIDLPWGGAARTSYPVLPWIGVAAAGYVLGPWFSLDAGVRRHRLLALGAAAFAGFLALRGLNGYGDPTPWQDGATLGATVLSFLNVTKYPPSADFLLATLGLGLWLLALFEALPAARLGGLRVFGGAPLFFYLVHLWLLRGVYHLALVLGLGLGSSGRVEAGAPAQLWLIGALMSLPLYAACRWMVGMKRQGRHPVLRYL; from the coding sequence ATGCTCCTGATGCTCGTCGACCATACCCGCGAGTTCTTCTTCTACCACGCCCAGGTCCGCGACCCGATCGACCTCGCGGTCACCGCCCAAGACCTGGCGGCGACGCGGCTGACCTCGCATCTCTGCGCGCCGGTCTTCCTGCTGCTCACCGGCCTGTCGGCCAGCCTCTACGCCGGCAAGCACGGGATTGGGGCGGCCTCGCGCTTCCTCCTCACCCGCGGGCTGTTCCTGATCGCGCTCGAGGTCACGCTGGTGAACCTCGCCTGGACCGGCAGCCTCCTGCCGCTGATCCTCTACCTGCAGGTGATCTGGGCGATCGGCCTCGCCATGGTGGCCCTGGCGGGCCTCATCCGGCTGCCGCGCCCGGCCCTCGCGGCGGTGGCGCTCGCGATCATGCTCGGCCACAACCTCCTCGACGGGATCGTCCTCGCGCCGGGCCAGCCCGGCTACGTCCTCTGGTCGATCCTGCACCAGCGCGGCTTCATCGACCTGCCCTGGGGCGGGGCGGCCCGCACCTCCTACCCGGTGCTGCCCTGGATCGGCGTCGCGGCGGCGGGCTACGTCCTCGGGCCGTGGTTCTCCCTGGATGCGGGGGTCCGGCGCCACCGGCTCCTCGCCCTCGGGGCGGCGGCTTTCGCCGGGTTCCTGGCCTTGCGCGGGCTCAACGGCTACGGCGACCCGACACCGTGGCAGGACGGGGCCACGCTCGGGGCGACGGTCCTGTCGTTCCTGAACGTCACCAAGTACCCGCCCTCGGCCGATTTCCTGCTAGCGACCCTGGGCCTCGGGCTCTGGCTCCTCGCCCTGTTCGAGGCGCTGCCGGCGGCCCGGCTCGGCGGGCTGCGGGTGTTCGGCGGTGCGCCTCTGTTCTTCTACCTCGTGCACCTCTGGCTGCTGCGCGGGGTCTATCACCTCGCGCTCGTCCTCGGCCTTGGCCTCGGAAGCTCGGGGCGCGTCGAGGCCGGCGCGCCGGCGCAGCTCTGGCTGATCGGAGCGCTCATGAGCCTGCCGCTCTACGCGGCCTGCCGGTGGATGGTGGGGATGAAGCGGCAGGGGCGGCATCCGGTGCTGCGCTATCTGTAG